A window from Halomicrobium urmianum encodes these proteins:
- a CDS encoding uL15m family ribosomal protein, which translates to MTSKKKRQRGSRTHGGGSHKNRRGAGHRGGRGAAGRDKHEFHNHEPLGKSGFDRPEKVKEDVAEVDVRELDEDAALLAAEDVAEETDGGYRIDVRDVVDDGHEVDAVKVLGTGQVRNELELVADAFSDGARDKVEAAGGSVELTERGQERAEARADDEDDEDTDEE; encoded by the coding sequence ATGACCAGCAAGAAAAAGCGACAGCGCGGCTCGCGCACGCACGGCGGCGGTTCCCACAAGAACCGCCGTGGGGCCGGCCATCGGGGCGGCCGCGGCGCGGCCGGGCGCGATAAGCACGAGTTCCACAACCACGAACCGCTCGGCAAGTCAGGGTTCGACCGTCCCGAGAAGGTCAAGGAGGACGTCGCAGAGGTCGACGTCCGCGAACTCGACGAGGACGCCGCGCTCCTCGCGGCCGAGGACGTCGCCGAGGAGACCGACGGCGGCTACCGGATCGACGTCCGGGACGTCGTCGACGACGGCCACGAGGTCGACGCCGTGAAGGTCCTCGGTACCGGCCAGGTCCGCAACGAGCTGGAACTGGTCGCCGACGCCTTTTCCGACGGAGCCCGCGACAAGGTCGAGGCCGCCGGCGGGAGCGTCGAACTGACCGAGCGCGGCCAGGAGCGCGCTGAAGCGCGGGCCGACGACGAGGACGACGAAGATACCGACGAGGAATAA
- a CDS encoding 30S ribosomal protein S5 has translation MSNGWEPRTRLGRQVADGEIDTMQEALNSGLPLKEPEIVDQLVPDLEDEVLDINMVQRMTDSGRRVKFRCVVVVGNRDGLVGYAEGRDDQVGGAIQKAINIGKLNLIDVSRGCGSWECGCGRPHTVALRTTGKAGSVEVELQPAPRGLGLAGGETVRKVLELAGIEDIWTRSSGNTRTTVNFAKATFNALKNTAEARVPERTFEKREVIE, from the coding sequence ATGAGTAATGGATGGGAGCCCCGGACGCGGCTTGGTCGACAGGTCGCGGACGGCGAGATCGACACGATGCAGGAGGCCCTCAACTCGGGCCTGCCGCTGAAGGAACCGGAGATCGTCGACCAGCTGGTCCCGGACCTGGAGGACGAGGTGCTGGACATCAACATGGTCCAGCGCATGACCGACTCCGGGCGCCGGGTGAAGTTCCGCTGCGTCGTCGTGGTGGGCAACCGCGACGGCCTCGTCGGCTACGCCGAGGGGCGTGACGACCAGGTCGGCGGTGCGATCCAGAAGGCGATCAACATCGGGAAGCTCAACCTCATCGACGTCTCCCGGGGCTGCGGGTCCTGGGAGTGTGGCTGCGGCCGCCCCCACACGGTCGCGCTGCGCACCACCGGCAAGGCCGGCAGCGTCGAGGTCGAGCTCCAGCCCGCCCCGCGCGGGCTGGGCCTGGCGGGCGGGGAGACCGTCCGAAAGGTTCTCGAACTCGCAGGCATCGAGGACATCTGGACGCGCTCCTCGGGCAACACGCGCACGACGGTGAACTTCGCCAAGGCGACGTTCAACGCCCTGAAGAACACCGCCGAGGCGCGCGTGCCCGAGCGCACGTTCGAGAAGCGCGAGGTGATCGAATGA
- a CDS encoding 50S ribosomal protein L18, whose product MATGPRYTVPMRRRREARTDYHQRLRLLKSGKPRLVARKSNKHVRAQLVTVGPDGDRTLAAAESRDLRDFGWEAPTGNVPAAYLTGLLAGRRAVEAGVEEAVLDIGLNTPTPGSKVFAVQEGAIDAGLEIPHNDDVLADWQRTRGAHVAEYAEQVDGDLYGGEFDATELPEHFDEIRETLLEADEL is encoded by the coding sequence ATGGCGACAGGACCACGATACACGGTGCCGATGCGGCGACGCCGCGAGGCCCGGACGGACTACCATCAGCGGTTGCGCCTGCTGAAATCCGGCAAGCCCCGCCTCGTTGCTCGCAAGAGCAACAAGCACGTCAGGGCGCAGCTGGTGACGGTCGGGCCCGACGGCGATCGAACGCTTGCTGCCGCCGAGTCGCGCGACCTGCGCGACTTCGGCTGGGAGGCCCCGACGGGCAACGTGCCCGCGGCCTACCTCACCGGTCTCCTCGCGGGACGCCGCGCCGTCGAGGCGGGCGTCGAGGAGGCTGTGCTGGACATCGGGCTCAACACCCCGACGCCCGGCAGCAAGGTGTTCGCAGTACAGGAAGGTGCAATCGACGCGGGTCTCGAGATCCCCCACAACGACGACGTGCTCGCCGACTGGCAGCGCACGCGCGGTGCCCACGTCGCCGAGTACGCCGAGCAGGTCGATGGCGACCTGTACGGCGGGGAGTTCGACGCGACGGAACTGCCCGAGCACTTCGACGAGATCCGTGAGACGCTACTGGAGGCAGATGAACTATGA
- a CDS encoding 30S ribosomal protein S8 yields the protein MTENDPLASALSAIDNAESVGHLEQTVQPASNEIGSVLEVFYDRGYIDGFTFVDDGKAGQFEIELKGAINECGPVKPRYSAGADEFEKWEKRFLPARDYGTLVVTTSHGIMSHYDAREEGVGGQVIAYVY from the coding sequence ATGACGGAGAACGACCCACTCGCCAGCGCGCTCTCGGCGATCGACAACGCGGAGAGCGTCGGCCACCTGGAGCAGACGGTACAGCCCGCCTCGAACGAGATCGGCAGCGTACTCGAGGTCTTCTACGACCGCGGGTACATCGACGGATTCACGTTCGTCGACGACGGCAAGGCCGGTCAGTTCGAGATCGAACTGAAAGGTGCCATCAACGAATGTGGTCCGGTCAAGCCCCGCTACTCCGCGGGCGCAGACGAGTTCGAGAAGTGGGAGAAGCGGTTCCTCCCCGCCCGCGACTACGGCACGCTCGTCGTCACGACCAGCCACGGCATCATGAGCCACTACGACGCCCGCGAGGAGGGCGTCGGTGGCCAGGTCATCGCGTACGTGTACTGA
- a CDS encoding 50S ribosomal protein L19e: MTDLSAQKRLAADILDVGKNKVWFDPERQGDLADAITREDVRELIDEGAIEAKDATGNSRGRARERQAKRAYGHQSGPGSRKGKAGARQDPKEDWESRIRAQRKRLKELRDEEGTLDSSEYRELYDRAGGGEFDSVADLERYVEANYGDE, from the coding sequence ATGACTGACCTGAGCGCACAGAAGCGACTCGCAGCGGACATCCTCGACGTCGGGAAGAACAAGGTCTGGTTCGACCCTGAACGACAGGGCGACCTGGCCGACGCGATCACCCGCGAGGACGTCCGCGAACTGATCGACGAGGGCGCTATCGAGGCGAAAGACGCCACGGGCAACTCGCGCGGTCGCGCGCGGGAGCGCCAGGCGAAGCGTGCCTACGGGCACCAGTCGGGTCCCGGCTCCCGCAAGGGCAAGGCCGGCGCCCGGCAGGACCCCAAGGAGGACTGGGAGTCCCGGATCCGCGCGCAGCGCAAGCGGCTCAAGGAACTCCGCGACGAAGAGGGCACGCTCGATAGCTCGGAGTACCGCGAACTGTACGACCGGGCGGGCGGCGGCGAGTTCGACAGCGTCGCCGACCTCGAACGGTACGTCGAAGCAAACTACGGTGACGAATAA
- a CDS encoding 50S ribosomal protein L32e yields MESEDPSAGEPVEDPDQRAEEAEAEAEAEDEQDDEEFEDLTDISGVGDSKAESLREAGFDAVDDVRGADQSDLAEVSGIGNALAARIKADVGGLEVEAETEAEVEEEEPEAPEETAEDVETELRPRGLVDKTPDLDEEEERLLEQRRRVGKPQFNRQDYHKKKRVPTSWRKPRGTLSKQRRGVKGKGDTVQAGFRSPTAVRGKHPSGFEEVRVHNVDDLEGVDGDTEAVRIASKVGGRKRERIEEVAEEEGIRVLNPTYEEVEVSE; encoded by the coding sequence ATCGAGTCCGAGGACCCCTCGGCCGGCGAACCCGTCGAGGACCCCGACCAGCGCGCCGAGGAGGCCGAAGCGGAAGCGGAGGCCGAGGACGAGCAGGACGACGAGGAGTTCGAGGACCTGACCGACATCAGCGGCGTCGGCGACTCGAAGGCCGAGTCGCTCCGCGAGGCCGGCTTCGACGCCGTGGACGACGTCCGCGGTGCCGACCAGTCGGACCTGGCCGAGGTCAGCGGCATCGGGAACGCGCTGGCGGCCCGCATCAAGGCGGACGTCGGCGGTCTCGAGGTCGAAGCGGAGACCGAGGCCGAGGTCGAGGAAGAGGAACCCGAGGCGCCCGAGGAGACGGCGGAGGACGTCGAGACGGAACTCCGCCCGCGCGGGCTCGTCGACAAGACGCCCGACCTCGACGAGGAGGAGGAACGCCTCCTCGAACAGCGCCGGCGCGTCGGCAAGCCCCAGTTCAACCGCCAGGACTACCACAAGAAGAAGCGCGTGCCGACCTCCTGGCGCAAGCCCCGCGGCACGCTCTCGAAGCAGCGCCGCGGCGTCAAGGGCAAGGGCGACACCGTCCAGGCCGGCTTCCGCAGCCCGACGGCGGTGCGCGGCAAGCACCCCTCCGGCTTCGAGGAGGTCCGCGTGCACAACGTGGACGACCTCGAGGGCGTCGACGGCGACACGGAGGCCGTTCGGATCGCCTCCAAGGTCGGCGGTCGCAAGCGCGAGCGCATCGAGGAGGTCGCCGAGGAAGAGGGCATCCGCGTGCTCAACCCCACCTACGAGGAAGTGGAGGTGTCAGAATGA
- the secY gene encoding preprotein translocase subunit SecY: protein MSWKDAAEPVLVRMPAVRRPEGHVPFKRKLAWTAGVLVLYFFLTNVLLFGLDFDPNQGSVFGRFSSILAVGQGSIMQLGIGPIVTASIVLQLLGGANLLGLDTQNNPRDQILYQGLQKFLVLVMICLTGLPMVFAGNFLPADPAVAQSLGVPLAAVQWLIFAQIAVGGVLILFMDEVISKWGVGSGIGLFIVAGVSQRLMGGLFGHPMLGGNQLGLLPAWWNIVFGDAGVQLLSPSGLQTLFVGQGNVLGLITTVLIFVVVVYAESVRVEIPLSNARVKGARGRFPVKLIYASVLPMILVRALQANLQFLGQILNSQLGNMPAWLGTYSNGSPTGGLFYYLAPIQSRGDWMWWLGEASQPAAKVLVRVGIDLTVMVIGGAIFAVFWVETTDMGPESTAQQIHNSGMQIPGFRQNVGVIEKVLERYIPQVTVIGGALVGLLAVMANMLGTIGSVSGTGLLLTVSITYKLYEEIAEEQLMEMHPMMRQMFG, encoded by the coding sequence ATGAGCTGGAAGGACGCCGCCGAACCAGTGCTCGTCAGGATGCCGGCAGTACGCCGGCCGGAGGGGCACGTCCCGTTCAAGCGCAAGCTCGCGTGGACGGCGGGCGTGCTCGTCCTGTACTTTTTCCTGACGAACGTGCTGCTGTTCGGCCTCGACTTCGACCCCAATCAGGGGTCTGTCTTCGGGCGGTTCAGTTCGATCCTGGCGGTGGGCCAGGGGAGCATCATGCAGCTGGGGATCGGCCCGATCGTGACTGCCAGCATCGTCCTGCAGCTGCTGGGCGGTGCGAACCTGCTGGGTCTGGACACCCAGAACAACCCCCGGGACCAGATCCTCTACCAGGGCCTCCAGAAGTTCCTGGTGCTGGTGATGATCTGCCTGACCGGCCTGCCGATGGTGTTCGCCGGCAACTTCCTGCCGGCGGACCCGGCGGTCGCCCAGTCGCTGGGCGTGCCGCTCGCGGCCGTACAGTGGCTGATCTTCGCCCAGATCGCCGTCGGCGGCGTCCTCATCCTGTTCATGGACGAGGTCATCTCCAAGTGGGGCGTCGGGAGCGGTATCGGCCTGTTCATCGTCGCCGGCGTGAGCCAGCGGCTGATGGGCGGCCTGTTCGGTCACCCGATGCTCGGCGGCAACCAGCTCGGGCTCCTGCCCGCCTGGTGGAACATCGTTTTCGGCGACGCGGGCGTGCAGCTGCTCTCGCCGAGCGGCCTCCAGACGCTGTTCGTCGGGCAGGGGAACGTCCTGGGACTGATCACGACGGTGCTCATCTTCGTCGTGGTCGTCTACGCCGAGTCCGTCCGGGTCGAGATCCCGCTCTCGAACGCGCGGGTCAAGGGCGCACGCGGTCGCTTCCCCGTGAAGCTCATCTACGCGAGCGTCCTGCCGATGATCCTCGTCCGGGCGCTCCAGGCTAACTTGCAGTTCCTGGGGCAGATCCTCAACTCCCAGCTCGGGAACATGCCCGCGTGGCTGGGCACCTACAGCAACGGTAGCCCGACCGGCGGGCTGTTCTACTACCTGGCCCCGATCCAGTCGCGAGGCGACTGGATGTGGTGGCTCGGTGAGGCCAGCCAGCCGGCCGCGAAGGTGCTGGTCCGCGTCGGCATCGACCTCACCGTGATGGTCATCGGCGGCGCCATCTTCGCGGTCTTCTGGGTCGAGACGACGGACATGGGTCCGGAGTCGACCGCCCAGCAGATCCACAACTCCGGGATGCAGATCCCCGGCTTCCGGCAGAACGTCGGCGTCATCGAGAAGGTCCTCGAGCGCTACATCCCGCAGGTGACGGTCATCGGCGGCGCGCTCGTCGGGCTGCTAGCCGTCATGGCCAACATGCTGGGTACCATCGGGAGCGTCTCCGGTACGGGCCTGCTGCTGACGGTCTCTATCACGTACAAGCTGTACGAGGAGATTGCCGAGGAGCAGCTCATGGAGATGCACCCGATGATGCGCCAGATGTTCGGGTAA
- a CDS encoding 50S ribosomal protein L6 — protein MPRVELQVPEDVSAEMDHLELTVDGPEGSVTRRLWYPDVDVSVEDGSVVVESDESDAKTRSTIGTFESHVENMFHGVTEGWEYQMEVFYSHFPMDVAVENGDVVIENFLGEKAPRRTPVHGDTDVQIDGEEITLSGPDIEAVGQTAADIEQLTRVNDKDVRVFQDGVYITEKPNRGDA, from the coding sequence ATGCCACGAGTAGAACTACAGGTGCCCGAGGACGTCAGCGCCGAGATGGACCATCTCGAGCTGACGGTCGACGGGCCGGAAGGTAGCGTAACGCGGCGGCTCTGGTACCCGGACGTCGACGTGTCCGTCGAGGACGGCAGCGTCGTCGTCGAGTCCGACGAGAGCGACGCCAAGACCCGGTCGACCATCGGGACCTTCGAGAGCCACGTGGAGAACATGTTCCACGGGGTCACCGAGGGCTGGGAGTATCAGATGGAGGTCTTCTACTCCCACTTCCCGATGGACGTGGCCGTCGAGAACGGCGACGTCGTCATCGAGAACTTCCTCGGTGAGAAGGCGCCCCGACGGACGCCCGTCCACGGCGACACCGACGTCCAGATCGACGGCGAGGAGATCACCCTCTCCGGTCCGGACATCGAGGCCGTCGGCCAGACCGCCGCCGACATCGAACAGCTCACCCGCGTCAACGACAAGGACGTCAGGGTGTTCCAGGACGGCGTGTACATCACCGAGAAACCGAACCGAGGTGACGCCTGA
- the rpmD gene encoding 50S ribosomal protein L30, translating into MQALVQLRGDVNMNQDIADTLEMLNVHEVNHCTFVPETDTYRGMVTKVNDFVAYGEPSQETVERLIARRGEPAEGDADVDDDWVAENTDYDDIPALAEALIDEETKLQDEGLSPTLRLHPPRGGHDGVKHPTKEGGQLGKHDTEQIDDLLEAMR; encoded by the coding sequence ATGCAGGCACTTGTCCAGCTCCGTGGCGACGTGAACATGAACCAGGACATCGCGGACACCCTGGAGATGCTCAACGTCCACGAGGTGAACCACTGCACCTTCGTCCCGGAGACGGACACGTACCGTGGCATGGTGACGAAGGTCAACGACTTCGTCGCCTACGGCGAGCCCAGCCAGGAGACGGTCGAGCGTCTCATCGCGCGCCGCGGCGAGCCCGCCGAGGGCGACGCCGACGTCGACGACGACTGGGTCGCCGAGAACACCGACTACGACGACATCCCGGCCCTCGCCGAGGCGCTGATCGACGAGGAGACGAAGCTGCAGGACGAGGGCCTCTCGCCGACGCTCCGTCTCCACCCGCCCCGCGGCGGCCACGACGGAGTCAAGCACCCGACCAAGGAAGGAGGACAGCTCGGCAAGCACGACACCGAGCAGATCGACGACCTCCTGGAGGCGATGCGATAA
- a CDS encoding GntP family permease: MAIEFAHSPLLTFLLGLAAVVLLLVVLDLPAFVGLIMAAFFVGVINAAFVQDFALPEAATATADAFGSGMAGIGIPILMAAIIGKSMLESGAAQRIVRGFQNLLGEENSDIALWGSSSVLAIPVFFDSVFYLMAPLARSMRARVGRDYTLFIVVVGAGAATAHVFVPPTPGPLAVAAELGVDLGITILIGVAMAIPAAIVAGIGYGRWLNARMDIPLRDAMASSTEELEDIANRDTSSLPGVLESSLPILLAVVLVGAATAVDAFQEVWPTLAEVQPVVAFLGDKNVALTVAALASAWTFYRYSGMDRDEWTEELTEALKSGGNIAAITAAGGAFGALLAASGLGDYITAALSGVGIPMIVTAWLVAAVVRIAQGSATAAMLTTAGIMAPQISALSVHPAYLVMAIGAGGNICSWYNDSGFWLVKEIGGLTQGETLRTWTVLTTLIAVTGLITTLFLSSIFPLA; encoded by the coding sequence ATGGCAATTGAATTCGCACACAGTCCGCTGTTGACGTTCCTTCTCGGACTCGCAGCGGTCGTGCTACTGCTGGTCGTGCTGGATCTGCCGGCGTTCGTCGGGCTGATCATGGCGGCTTTCTTCGTCGGCGTGATCAACGCCGCCTTCGTGCAGGACTTCGCTCTGCCGGAGGCAGCCACGGCGACGGCGGACGCGTTCGGCAGCGGAATGGCTGGAATCGGGATACCGATACTGATGGCCGCGATCATCGGCAAGTCGATGCTCGAGAGCGGTGCGGCCCAGCGCATCGTTCGCGGGTTCCAGAACCTGCTCGGTGAGGAGAACTCCGACATCGCACTGTGGGGCAGCAGTAGCGTCCTCGCGATTCCGGTGTTCTTCGACAGCGTGTTCTACCTGATGGCACCGCTGGCCCGTTCGATGCGGGCCCGCGTCGGCCGGGACTACACGCTGTTCATCGTGGTCGTCGGCGCCGGCGCCGCGACGGCACACGTGTTCGTGCCGCCGACGCCCGGTCCGCTCGCGGTCGCCGCCGAACTCGGCGTCGACCTCGGCATCACGATTCTGATCGGCGTCGCGATGGCGATTCCCGCGGCCATCGTCGCCGGCATCGGCTACGGGCGCTGGCTCAACGCGCGCATGGACATCCCGCTGCGGGACGCCATGGCGAGCTCGACCGAGGAACTGGAGGACATCGCCAACCGGGACACCAGCAGCCTCCCCGGCGTCCTCGAGTCTTCGCTGCCGATTCTCCTCGCCGTGGTGCTCGTCGGCGCGGCGACCGCCGTGGACGCCTTCCAGGAGGTCTGGCCGACCCTGGCAGAGGTCCAGCCCGTCGTGGCGTTCCTCGGGGACAAGAACGTCGCACTCACCGTCGCCGCCCTGGCCTCGGCGTGGACGTTCTACCGGTACAGCGGCATGGACCGCGACGAGTGGACCGAGGAACTCACCGAGGCCCTCAAGAGCGGTGGCAACATCGCCGCGATCACCGCGGCCGGCGGCGCGTTCGGCGCGCTACTGGCGGCCTCCGGCCTCGGCGACTACATCACCGCCGCGCTGAGCGGGGTCGGTATCCCGATGATCGTCACCGCCTGGCTCGTCGCCGCGGTCGTCCGGATCGCACAGGGCTCGGCCACTGCCGCGATGCTCACGACTGCAGGCATCATGGCGCCGCAAATCTCGGCGCTGTCCGTCCACCCCGCCTATCTCGTGATGGCCATCGGCGCGGGCGGGAACATCTGCTCGTGGTACAACGACTCCGGGTTCTGGCTGGTCAAGGAGATCGGTGGTCTCACTCAGGGCGAGACGCTGCGTACCTGGACCGTCCTGACGACGCTCATCGCGGTCACCGGCCTGATCACGACGCTGTTCCTCTCGTCGATCTTCCCGCTGGCGTAA